The nucleotide sequence GAGGAAACTCAAGGATTTCAACCTCGGGTACATTCTGCTTGATAAAGCGAAGGCCGGGACTGAATCTGCGAGGAGTGCTTATCTTTGGGAAATCGCAGATTCCCTCGTCGGCGACGTCAAAGTAATCGGCGGGGAACCGCTGATAGGTCGTACACAATAGCACTCTTGGATTGGTTGAAAGACTCTTCATGAAACACCGCCTCTCTCTCAAGGACTCAGCGGGATCAAGTCTTAGGCGCCGTTCGGGGCGTCAACAAACGCGCACGCGCGATCAGAATCACTCGCGCAGTCATGACTGTTGTTCTACCGGAGAAGAATGAGAACCTCCGATACCGCCAAGCTCAAGCTGAGGGGAATTCTTATACCTCCAGCACCTCGGAGTGAACACAAACTGGATTCTGTTCCGAAAACAGAACAAGGGGAAAATGGGCGGGTGGCCCGGCCTACCCCGAATGCTGAGGGTGGCCCGTCCTAGCCCGGGTGTGGCTAGGGCGGGGAGGAGTTACTGCGTACTGGGTACCGAGTACTGAGTACTTCTTGCCAAGCCCCTCAAAATCTGGAGTGGCGCGTAAGTCGCTCGAAACAATCACGAAATAAACACGATTGTTTACTTCACTACAGTAACGTTTCTACCCATCTGGGCAGCCATCGGTGAACCACCGGGGATGGGTAACTGGTTGGTACTTTTTCACGAACAGGGAACAAAGCCAAATTTTTTGGCTTGGTGAAATTGGCTATGGCTATGTTAGACTCAGTCTGCGAGGTAATCCGATGATCGAACTCTCGGAGATTCTCCGGCTCAAGGCAGAGGTTGCCGAAGACCTCCGCGCTCTCGAACGCGTGGAACGGCTGCTGCGCAGGAAATCGGGAAACGTTTCGAGTACGAGTGCATCTGCTGAAGTGTCCCCGCACAATATCGCGCAGCGACTTCCGACGAGGACGGGAAAGAAGCCGGAACGCGGGCAGTTGAAGCGGCAGGTAATCTCCGCGATAAGGGAAGCAGGCCCAGCGGGCATGCGTCCCAAAGACGTGGTCGCCTACGTCAGGGGGAAGGGCTACACGTTCAGGGATGACGTGGTCGCCGCGTCAGTGGTGAGCACCGCGATCCGGCGCTTGTTCAGGGATGGTGCGCTAGAGCAGAAGGAGGGCAAGTATCACTGGAAATAAATAAGGGCCGCTTTCGCGGCCCAAGGCTGCGGGCCTAGCATAGTGCGCCGGGGGGCTTTCCATCCTATCCGGCGAGGGCGCAAGTCCCTCTAGGTCCACTCGGTTCCCCGATCGCCGTAGGTTACAGCCTACGGCAATTTACCCGGGGTGGAAGGAGGTGGCACCATGAAGTATACGTTCATGGTGATCCAGGTCGGCGACCTCTTGGTCGTTCTGATCTGGATATAACACCACGGCTCCCGTCTGTCTTTTCGAGGGCGGGAGCCCTTCCTATTTACCCTAATAGTTTAATGCAAAGCGGCTTAGGAAAAAAGCGGATTATTTACTTTACTGGTTCCAGCCATTTGCTATATCTAGCCATAACCAAACCGCTTAGGCCGTAAGTGTTTCAAATTTAAGGGTCGGAGCAGTAATCATATGCCGCAAAGTATCAAGAAATAAGTCTTGATTTTTTCGCCTGTTAAACCTGAAACACATCTCATTCAGGTAGGCCGACAAGTGCTTTGCGCTGACGCGATGCCACGTTCCCACGATGCCGCGCTTCAAGAGCGAGGGCGGGGAGGTTTTACTGCGTACTGGGAACCGAGTACTGAGCACTGCTTGTCAAGCCCCTCAAAATCCGGAGTGGCGTGTAAGTGGCTGGAAACAATCACGAAATAAATTTGTGGATAATGTCGGATTCACCCCCTCCGATTTGTCATACTGGAAGTAGAGGGTAGAGATTTTTCTGAGTACCGAGTACTGAGTACTGCGTACTTCTTGTCAAGCCCCTCAAAATCTAGCCCCTAGCTACTAGCTACTAATCCCTGCCATGCCTCGTCGGACTCGCGCGCCCGCTCCCGGCGCAGGCCCAACCTCTGCCACCTTGCCCCTGCACCGCGGCCACGTCGCCGAGGCCGCCTTCCTCCACCGCGCCATGCAACTCGGGTTTGTCGTGTGCAAGCCCTACGGCGACTCCGAACCCTTCGATTTCGTCGTCGTCCACGGCCGCAAGCTCTCTCGCGTGCAAGTGAAGTCCACTGCCGCAGCCGAGGCTCGCGGCTACCAGCTTTCCGCCGCTCATCGCTGGGAACACGTTGCCTATTCCCGGCGGGAGATTGATTTCATCGCTGCCTACATCGCTCGCCGAAGGATTTGGTACATCATCCCCGTCAACGCTTTGGGGGGAGTCACTAACTTCCGCCTCGTTCCCGGCTCACGCCGCCCCTTGGAAAAGTTCCGCAATGCCTGGCGCCTGCTCCGCTGACCGGATCGTTCACCCCGGTGAGGACGATGTGGCTGCGGCCGGGCAGCGGCCTGCGCTTCGAAAGTTTCCGGGAAGGGTGGGACCTGCTGCAAGAGAGAATATGACAGCGCGACGGATCGCCGCGCCCAGAGCTATGGCGGTGCACTGGTATAGGGGGGCGAGTGGACCCGATGCGATCCCGGGTTCCTGAACTCAGATTTTCTCTGTGCGGCCCGCGGTGACCGTACCGCCGGCAAACCAGCGATCAGGAACCGGAAATCACAACCCTATCCCGATCAGGCGGCCTTGCCGCTGGCGATCTTGAACACGCCCGACGTCTCCAGGTAGTAATGCTCGATGCGCTCCTCCTCCAGGAAGGGCTTCAGATCGAGCAGCGGAGCACGAGTCTTGTAGAACTCCGCGGAATCGGACTTCGTGTTCCAGACCGCGACCACGATCGCGCGGTTCGGATTCTCATCCGAGATGAACGTGAGCAGGTCCACGAAGCCGGTCTGGTTCTTGTAAGCGCCGGCCAGTTGGCGTGCGGCTTCCAGGAACTGGTCCTTCTTTTCCGGCTTGAGTGTGCAGTTCAACATACGTGTGAACATAGGCTTTTCCTCCACTGAGTGTGACTGTCACCGCGGCCAGGCCGGCAGGGCCGGGCGGCGGAACAGGTGTTGGTTGGGTTCAGCAAGTGACGTAGGGACGAACCAAGCCGAATGATCTTCGCGGGCGGAGTGAACATGTCGGGCCCCCAGGTACGATGCCACGTTTCTATTCCAGCGAGAGATCCGTGGCGATGACTTATGTCACGCTGCCTCATCGGCAGGAAGAGGGACAGGTGGCCCAGGTGATGCGGGGAGAATGGTACACCTTTTCTTCTTTCAAAGTCGGGTTCCGAGATGCCGACGAACCACATTATTGGTGGCGCGCCGGGCTTGGAGGGCGCGATCCCGGGCTCGTAGTCGAATGAGCAATTCTGAACAGTCAGCCAGCTACCGCGCCCGTACCCTAAACGCCGTACCGGCGACTGCGTGTATACTCCCGACCGCTTGGGGGTCCAAGATTGGATATGCCGGTCAGAAGACGGAGAACCACGTATTCAGGAAGCGTTGCATGTCGTGACAGGGAGGAATCGATGGATATACGAAGAAATTTCACAAGACTTGGAAGAGCAATGGTCACTGCGGTAACAATCACTGTCCTTGCATTGTTCATTGCGGTGCCACAGTCGCAGGCGGACGAGCGGGGAAAGTGCCAACAGCGAATTGAAAAGGCTGAAAACAGACTGCACGACGCCGTCCGTAGGCATGGCCCGTCCAGCCGGCAGGCGAACGACAGGCGACGTGATCTAAACGCTGAGCGCGAGCGTTGCTGGAAGCTGCATCACGCATGGTGGGGTGTCCGTGACCGTCAATGGCACACCGAGCGCGATTGGGATCGTTATGACAATGACCAGGGCCGTGATCATGACCGGGACCGTCGCT is from Terriglobia bacterium and encodes:
- a CDS encoding antibiotic biosynthesis monooxygenase; translated protein: MFTRMLNCTLKPEKKDQFLEAARQLAGAYKNQTGFVDLLTFISDENPNRAIVVAVWNTKSDSAEFYKTRAPLLDLKPFLEEERIEHYYLETSGVFKIASGKAA